In a genomic window of Bordetella petrii:
- the trhA gene encoding PAQR family membrane homeostasis protein TrhA, with protein MSRTDRPQTFGEEIANSVSHGLGALGALLAAPLLIVGATRQGDAALIAGTAVFAASMCLLYLASALYHALPRGRAKRLFNVLDHSAIYLLIAGTYTPFTLGPLRGPWGWTLLALVWGLAALGVTLKASRRLDRPLLSTGLYLAMGWLVAIAVDPVLEHVPAGGLWLLLAGGLAYTAGVVFFVLDSRWRYAHFVWHLFVLAGTACHFFAALWYAMPVAA; from the coding sequence ATGTCCCGCACCGACCGCCCCCAGACTTTCGGCGAAGAAATCGCCAACAGCGTCAGCCACGGCCTGGGCGCGCTGGGCGCCCTGCTGGCGGCGCCGCTACTGATCGTGGGCGCCACCCGCCAGGGCGACGCCGCCCTGATCGCCGGCACGGCGGTCTTTGCCGCCTCCATGTGCCTGCTGTATCTGGCCTCCGCGCTGTACCATGCCCTGCCGCGCGGCCGCGCCAAGCGGCTGTTCAACGTGCTCGATCACTCCGCCATCTATCTGCTCATCGCCGGCACCTACACGCCGTTCACCCTGGGGCCGCTGCGCGGCCCGTGGGGCTGGACCTTGCTGGCGCTGGTGTGGGGCCTGGCGGCGCTGGGCGTCACGCTGAAGGCCAGCCGGCGGCTCGACCGTCCGCTGCTGTCCACCGGCCTGTACCTGGCCATGGGCTGGCTGGTGGCCATCGCGGTCGACCCCGTGCTCGAACACGTGCCCGCCGGCGGGCTGTGGCTGCTGCTGGCCGGCGGCCTGGCCTACACGGCAGGGGTCGTGTTCTTCGTGCTCGATTCGCGCTGGCGCTACGCCCACTTTGTTTGGCACTTGTTCGTGCTGGCGGGCACGGCATGCCATTTTTTTGCCGCGCTCTGGTACGCCATGCCGGTGGCGGCGTAG
- a CDS encoding GNAT family N-acetyltransferase: protein MPAAVSIRPVRQDDFAAWKPLWDGYNAFYGRTGVTALPDEITRTTWARFFDGYEPMHALVAEAEGSLLGLVHYLFHRSTTALGPNCYLQDLYTLPAARGRGVGRALIEAVYEQARAAHCGRVYWQTQEGNATARRLYDQVAEQSGFIVYRKVF from the coding sequence ATGCCTGCCGCTGTATCCATCCGCCCTGTGCGTCAAGACGACTTCGCTGCCTGGAAGCCGCTCTGGGACGGCTACAACGCCTTTTACGGCCGTACCGGCGTCACCGCGCTGCCCGACGAGATCACGCGCACGACATGGGCGCGCTTCTTCGATGGCTACGAACCCATGCATGCCCTGGTGGCCGAGGCGGAAGGTTCGCTGCTGGGGCTGGTGCATTACCTGTTTCACCGCAGCACCACCGCGCTGGGCCCCAATTGCTACCTGCAGGATCTGTACACCCTGCCAGCCGCGCGCGGCCGTGGCGTGGGACGGGCGCTGATCGAAGCCGTCTACGAGCAGGCGCGCGCCGCGCATTGCGGACGAGTGTACTGGCAGACCCAGGAAGGCAATGCCACGGCGCGCCGCCTGTACGACCAAGTGGCCGAGCAGTCGGGCTTTATTGTTTACCGCAAGGTGTTCTAG
- a CDS encoding GlxA family transcriptional regulator encodes MKNVAFLLPAGANIASLETARHGFMAANEYLRAQGREPRFAVRLVAAAPQVLLDEGRIQVRADATLADAGAVDICIVPPLLAPGPGAVADNQELVDWVAQYYKNGGELACLCLGAALPAAAGLLDGRRAVVHWAAQSLYAQWFPAVQWVCDRIVMAEQGLYTSGGAFSAAHLVLHLIEKHTDRDTAIWCAKFFQLDWSRQSQLPFSVFVGHKAHADDTVLAVQQHIETRYAERLTVEALAERYALGRRTLERRFRQATGNSIVEYLQRIRVEAAKKQLESSRKTVAEVMYEVGYSDTKAFRDIFSKYCGMSPVGYRERYL; translated from the coding sequence ATGAAAAACGTCGCCTTCCTGTTGCCCGCCGGGGCCAATATTGCGTCGCTGGAAACTGCCCGCCATGGTTTCATGGCGGCGAACGAGTACCTGCGGGCGCAAGGGCGCGAGCCGCGCTTTGCCGTGCGCCTGGTGGCGGCCGCGCCGCAGGTGCTGCTGGACGAGGGCCGCATCCAGGTGCGGGCCGACGCCACGCTGGCCGACGCGGGGGCGGTGGACATCTGCATCGTGCCGCCGCTGCTGGCTCCCGGGCCGGGCGCCGTGGCCGACAACCAGGAACTGGTCGACTGGGTGGCGCAGTATTACAAGAACGGGGGCGAGCTGGCCTGCCTGTGCCTGGGCGCAGCGTTGCCGGCGGCGGCGGGCCTGCTGGACGGCCGCCGCGCGGTGGTGCACTGGGCGGCGCAGTCGCTGTATGCCCAATGGTTTCCGGCGGTGCAATGGGTTTGCGATCGCATCGTCATGGCCGAGCAGGGACTGTACACCAGCGGCGGCGCATTCTCGGCCGCGCACCTGGTGCTGCACCTGATAGAAAAGCACACCGACCGAGATACCGCCATCTGGTGCGCCAAGTTTTTCCAGCTGGACTGGAGCCGCCAGAGCCAGTTGCCGTTTTCAGTGTTCGTGGGCCACAAGGCGCATGCCGACGACACCGTGCTGGCTGTGCAGCAGCATATCGAAACCCGCTATGCCGAGCGCCTGACGGTCGAGGCGCTGGCCGAACGCTACGCGTTGGGGCGCCGCACGCTGGAACGGCGGTTCCGCCAGGCTACCGGCAACAGCATCGTCGAGTACCTGCAGCGCATACGCGTCGAGGCGGCGAAGAAACAGCTGGAAAGCTCCCGGAAAACCGTGGCCGAGGTCATGTACGAAGTCGGCTACAGCGACACCAAGGCGTTCCGCGATATTTTCAGCAAATACTGCGGAATGTCGCCCGTGGGGTATCGGGAGCGGTACCTGTAA
- a CDS encoding DUF1428 domain-containing protein, whose translation MQEQYVDGFLLAIPKDKLDTYQAMASTAGAVWKEHGALDYRECVGDELHADPNCASFAQAAGAGEDEVVVFAWILYPSKADRDRTNAAVMADPRLAHCEEGVFDMKRMAWGGFRTLVAA comes from the coding sequence ATGCAAGAACAGTACGTCGACGGTTTCCTGCTTGCTATCCCGAAAGACAAGCTGGATACCTATCAGGCCATGGCCTCGACCGCAGGCGCCGTCTGGAAAGAACACGGCGCGCTCGATTACCGCGAATGCGTGGGCGACGAGCTGCACGCAGACCCGAATTGCGCGTCGTTCGCCCAGGCCGCCGGCGCGGGCGAAGACGAGGTCGTCGTCTTTGCCTGGATTCTGTACCCCAGCAAAGCCGACCGCGACCGCACCAACGCCGCCGTCATGGCCGACCCGCGCCTGGCCCATTGCGAAGAAGGCGTGTTCGACATGAAACGCATGGCCTGGGGCGGCTTTCGCACGCTGGTCGCGGCATAG
- a CDS encoding VOC family protein translates to MATVKPIPADMHAVTPHLICDGAARAIDFYVQAFDAIELARLPGPEGKIMHASVRIGDSTLMLADAFPNCGPNDPTALNGSPVILHLYVEDVDATMARAQAAGATITMPAQDMFWGDRYGQLTDPLGHRWSVATHQHDYTPEQIQENMRAAFPDGCGQS, encoded by the coding sequence ATGGCCACCGTGAAACCCATTCCCGCCGATATGCACGCCGTGACGCCGCACCTGATTTGCGACGGCGCCGCCCGCGCCATCGATTTCTACGTCCAGGCCTTCGACGCAATCGAACTGGCGCGCCTGCCCGGCCCCGAAGGCAAGATCATGCACGCCAGCGTGCGCATCGGCGACTCCACGCTGATGCTGGCCGATGCCTTTCCCAATTGTGGCCCGAACGACCCCACCGCCCTGAACGGCTCGCCGGTGATCCTGCACCTGTACGTCGAAGACGTCGACGCCACCATGGCCCGCGCCCAGGCAGCCGGCGCCACCATCACCATGCCGGCGCAAGATATGTTCTGGGGCGACCGCTACGGCCAGCTGACCGACCCGCTGGGGCACCGGTGGTCGGTGGCCACGCACCAGCACGACTACACGCCCGAGCAGATCCAGGAAAACATGCGCGCCGCGTTTCCTGACGGTTGCGGCCAATCGTAA
- a CDS encoding class II glutamine amidotransferase, with protein sequence MCRWMAYTGSPLQLETVIFKARHSLIDQSLHSRLGATTTNGDGFGLGWYGADPDELPYRYRSIHPAWNDRNLREAARAIRAPLFVAHIRAATDTPAQETNCHPFRHGRWLFVHNGLIRGYPLLRRELMMQIAPRYFASLEGSTDSEVMFLLALSLGLESDPVPALQRMVAVVEDVGHRHGIEHPLNMTVCALDGQRLIAVRYSSEANSRSLFHSTDVRHLKQLYPDEPRIAALDDDAYMLLSEPLVELPGAWEDVPEATAIVAGGGRVQAYPFVPDRS encoded by the coding sequence ATGTGCCGTTGGATGGCTTATACCGGTAGTCCCCTGCAACTCGAGACTGTCATTTTCAAGGCTCGGCACTCGCTTATCGACCAGAGCCTGCACTCGCGGCTGGGCGCCACCACCACCAATGGCGACGGCTTCGGGCTGGGCTGGTATGGCGCCGATCCGGACGAGCTTCCATACCGCTACCGCAGCATTCATCCGGCCTGGAACGACCGCAACCTGCGCGAGGCGGCGCGCGCCATCCGGGCGCCGCTGTTCGTGGCGCACATCCGCGCCGCCACCGACACGCCAGCCCAGGAAACCAACTGCCACCCGTTTCGTCATGGCCGCTGGCTGTTCGTGCACAACGGCCTGATCCGCGGCTATCCGTTGCTGCGGCGCGAACTGATGATGCAGATCGCGCCGCGGTACTTCGCGTCGCTCGAGGGCTCTACCGATTCAGAAGTGATGTTCCTGCTGGCGCTGAGCCTGGGCCTGGAGTCCGACCCCGTGCCGGCCCTGCAGCGCATGGTGGCCGTAGTGGAAGATGTCGGGCACCGGCATGGCATCGAGCATCCGCTGAACATGACGGTGTGCGCGCTGGACGGGCAGCGCCTGATCGCGGTGCGGTACTCTAGCGAGGCGAATTCGCGCTCGCTGTTCCATAGCACCGACGTGCGGCACCTGAAGCAGTTGTATCCCGACGAGCCGCGCATCGCGGCGCTGGACGACGACGCCTACATGCTGCTGTCCGAGCCTTTGGTGGAGTTGCCCGGCGCGTGGGAAGACGTGCCCGAGGCCACCGCCATCGTGGCTGGCGGCGGCCGGGTGCAGGCGTATCCGTTCGTGCCGGACCGTAGTTGA